The following are encoded together in the Gordonia insulae genome:
- a CDS encoding ankyrin repeat domain-containing protein, which yields MARAGDVGSLRAYLDAGVPVDLRNQAGDTLLMLAAYHGSAPSVSALLDHGADANLANDKGQTPLAGAVFKGHDDVVDALVRGGADPHAGTPSADDAARMFGREDYRRLWPAPGA from the coding sequence ATGGCCCGCGCGGGTGACGTCGGGAGCCTGCGTGCCTACCTCGACGCCGGCGTGCCGGTGGATCTGCGCAATCAGGCCGGCGACACGTTACTCATGTTGGCCGCCTATCACGGGTCGGCACCGTCGGTGTCCGCGCTGCTCGACCACGGCGCCGATGCGAACCTCGCCAACGACAAGGGGCAGACCCCACTCGCCGGGGCGGTGTTCAAGGGGCACGACGACGTCGTCGACGCGCTGGTGCGGGGCGGAGCCGACCCGCATGCCGGTACGCCGTCGGCAGATGACGCCGCGCGGATGTTCGGGCGGGAGGACTACCGGCGATTATGGCCGGCGCCGGGAGCGTAG
- a CDS encoding DUF2470 domain-containing protein gives MTHAVTDRPSDAELIQTACRRVTGATLAVEGAETTPVNVVHLFESQAFVLVPTDGEAMTLADDSNGGLAAMVEVTDCAPIDLRERVRSLIWLNGHLHAVPANLERDLALEIVTEHPDDGLLDIGHGYSMLRLQIDSAVIATASGAASVSAPDLAGATPDPFWEYEGDWIAHLDADHADVIGQLARKLPRNLRDGRVRPLGLDRFGIRFRIEGPGGDSDVRMPFPRPVADVYELSQALRNLAGCPFMNSLPD, from the coding sequence ATGACCCACGCCGTCACCGACCGCCCGTCGGATGCCGAACTGATCCAGACCGCGTGCCGCCGGGTGACCGGTGCGACGCTCGCCGTCGAGGGCGCGGAGACCACCCCGGTCAACGTGGTCCACCTGTTCGAGTCCCAGGCGTTCGTCCTGGTCCCGACGGACGGCGAGGCGATGACGCTCGCCGACGACAGCAACGGGGGCCTCGCCGCCATGGTCGAGGTCACCGACTGCGCGCCCATCGACCTGCGCGAACGCGTCCGGTCGCTGATATGGCTCAACGGTCACCTGCACGCGGTCCCGGCGAATCTCGAGCGCGACCTGGCCCTGGAGATAGTCACCGAGCACCCCGACGACGGGCTCCTCGACATCGGCCACGGCTACTCGATGCTGCGCCTGCAGATCGACAGCGCGGTCATCGCAACGGCGTCCGGTGCCGCATCGGTGTCGGCCCCCGATCTGGCCGGCGCCACACCCGACCCGTTCTGGGAGTACGAGGGTGACTGGATCGCCCACCTCGACGCCGACCACGCCGACGTGATCGGACAGCTCGCACGCAAGCTGCCGCGGAACCTCCGCGATGGCCGGGTGCGCCCCCTCGGGCTGGACCGCTTCGGCATCCGCTTCCGCATCGAGGGCCCGGGCGGCGACTCCGACGTCCGGATGCCCTTCCCCCGGCCCGTCGCCGACGTCTACGAACTCTCCCAGGCGCTGCGCAATCTGGCCGGGTGCCCGTTCATGAACAGCCTGCCGGACTGA
- the serS gene encoding serine--tRNA ligase, giving the protein MIDLKILRENPDLVRASQRTRGEDPGLVDALLDADAARRAAIVEADALRSEQKTLGKQVGKAQGDEKTALLAKGKELAEQVKAAVARQSAADDAASSAQRAISNLVEEGAPAGGEDDFVILDHIGEPRRIDDPKDHLELGESLGLIDMERGAKVSGSRFYFLTGQGALLQLGLLNMAAQKAVANGFTLMIPPVLVRPEIMGGTGFLGAHADEVYHLADDDLYLVGTSEVPMAGYHSDEIIDLSDGPKRYAGWSSCFRREAGSYGKDTRGIIRVHQFDKVEGFIYCKPEDAAAEHQKLLGWEKDMLAAIDVPYRVIDVAGGDLGSSAARKFDCEAWVPTQNTYRELTSTSNCTTFQARRLSIRYRDENGKPQIAATLNGTLATTRWIVAILENHQQPDGSVKLPPELARFVGTDVLSPH; this is encoded by the coding sequence GTGATCGACCTCAAGATTCTTCGTGAGAACCCCGACCTCGTGCGCGCGTCGCAGCGGACCCGAGGTGAGGATCCCGGCCTGGTCGACGCGCTGCTCGACGCCGACGCCGCGCGACGGGCCGCGATCGTCGAGGCGGATGCGCTGCGTTCCGAGCAGAAGACGCTCGGCAAGCAGGTCGGCAAGGCGCAGGGTGACGAGAAGACTGCGCTGCTGGCCAAGGGCAAGGAACTCGCCGAGCAGGTGAAGGCGGCAGTCGCTCGACAGTCCGCCGCCGACGACGCCGCGTCGTCCGCGCAGCGCGCGATCTCCAATCTGGTCGAGGAGGGCGCACCCGCGGGCGGCGAGGACGACTTCGTCATCCTCGATCACATCGGCGAGCCGCGTCGGATCGACGACCCGAAGGATCATCTCGAACTCGGTGAGTCGCTCGGCCTGATCGACATGGAGCGCGGCGCCAAGGTCTCGGGCTCGCGTTTCTACTTCCTCACCGGACAGGGCGCGCTGCTGCAGCTGGGATTGCTGAACATGGCCGCGCAGAAGGCCGTCGCGAACGGCTTCACCCTGATGATCCCGCCCGTGCTGGTCCGTCCGGAGATCATGGGCGGCACCGGTTTCCTCGGTGCGCACGCCGACGAGGTCTATCACCTGGCCGACGACGACCTGTATCTGGTGGGTACCTCGGAGGTGCCGATGGCGGGGTATCACTCGGACGAGATCATCGACCTCTCAGACGGTCCGAAGCGGTACGCCGGGTGGTCGAGTTGCTTCCGGCGCGAGGCCGGCAGCTATGGCAAGGACACCCGCGGCATCATCCGCGTCCATCAGTTCGACAAGGTCGAGGGCTTCATCTACTGCAAACCCGAGGACGCGGCAGCCGAGCACCAGAAGCTGCTCGGCTGGGAGAAGGACATGTTGGCGGCGATCGACGTGCCGTACCGCGTGATCGATGTGGCGGGCGGCGATCTCGGATCGTCGGCGGCACGCAAGTTCGACTGTGAGGCATGGGTTCCCACGCAGAACACCTATCGGGAACTCACGTCGACGTCGAACTGCACGACGTTCCAGGCGCGTCGGCTCTCCATCCGTTATCGCGACGAGAACGGCAAGCCGCAGATCGCTGCGACGCTGAACGGCACGCTCGCGACCACCCGTTGGATCGTGGCGATCCTGGAGAACCACCAGCAGCCGGACGGTTCGGTGAAGCTCCCGCCGGAGCTGGCGCGGTTCGTCGGCACCGACGTCCTCAGCCCCCACTGA
- a CDS encoding septum formation family protein — translation MNAEDDTTPDDDRWVTLPADAGVDDADDPHRDDEPPASGGWKRSLLANPVRVVLSAVVIGAIVAGAIALAMGVFNDSGSVGGTNIGEGERLAENAFTESVAGDCLDWAAGDPGNPTKVTCDQKHRFEVAGPLDTALLPGSEFGESAQWPGTERFTAIRDEQCPVIVDGYLDGRLDPQGRFSVGMMYPSQVQWDKGARELRCGLQQTGKDGAPEQFVGRVADQDQSFQWPPGTCIGIDRATKQPTTPVNCTEAHAFQTTGTVVLAPRFGDRLSGKPWPGVAAQNDYLRSICPVQATRFLGGKPKLDATTLNVQWSVLSEPSWLAGSRTAVCYLGLPDGGGFATLVGDARSTLLINGKLPVPPPQAPPGRALPTPVPLPPGIAPNPAEEPAPAG, via the coding sequence ATGAACGCCGAGGACGACACCACTCCCGACGACGATCGCTGGGTCACTCTGCCCGCCGACGCCGGAGTGGACGACGCCGACGACCCACATCGCGACGACGAACCACCGGCCAGCGGTGGCTGGAAGCGATCGTTGCTCGCCAACCCGGTGCGCGTGGTGCTCTCCGCGGTCGTCATCGGTGCGATCGTGGCAGGTGCGATCGCGCTGGCCATGGGTGTCTTCAACGACAGCGGCAGCGTCGGGGGCACCAACATCGGCGAAGGTGAACGCCTCGCCGAGAACGCCTTCACCGAATCCGTCGCCGGCGACTGCCTCGATTGGGCGGCCGGCGACCCCGGCAACCCGACCAAGGTGACGTGCGACCAGAAGCACCGGTTCGAGGTCGCGGGACCGCTCGACACCGCGCTCCTCCCCGGCTCCGAGTTCGGCGAATCCGCGCAGTGGCCCGGGACCGAACGATTCACCGCCATCCGCGACGAGCAATGCCCGGTGATCGTCGACGGCTACCTCGACGGCCGCCTCGATCCGCAGGGCCGATTCTCCGTCGGCATGATGTACCCGTCGCAGGTCCAATGGGACAAAGGGGCACGTGAGCTGCGCTGCGGCCTCCAGCAGACCGGCAAGGACGGCGCCCCCGAGCAGTTCGTCGGACGCGTCGCCGACCAGGACCAGTCGTTCCAGTGGCCGCCCGGCACCTGCATCGGCATCGACCGGGCCACCAAGCAGCCGACCACCCCGGTGAACTGCACCGAGGCCCACGCGTTCCAGACCACCGGGACCGTCGTCCTCGCGCCGCGCTTCGGCGACCGGCTGTCGGGCAAGCCGTGGCCCGGCGTCGCGGCGCAGAACGACTACCTGCGCTCGATCTGCCCGGTGCAGGCGACGCGCTTCCTCGGTGGCAAACCGAAGCTCGACGCCACCACCCTCAATGTGCAGTGGTCGGTCCTCTCGGAGCCGAGTTGGCTGGCCGGCAGCCGGACCGCGGTCTGCTACCTGGGTCTGCCCGACGGCGGTGGCTTCGCCACGTTGGTCGGCGACGCACGGTCGACCCTGCTGATCAACGGCAAGCTGCCCGTCCCGCCACCGCAGGCGCCACCCGGGCGGGCGTTGCCGACGCCGGTGCCGCTGCCCCCGGGCATCGCACCCAATCCCGCCGAAGAGCCGGCCCCGGCCGGGTGA
- a CDS encoding histidine phosphatase family protein yields MARLHLVRHGETTSNVMRRLDTALPGAALTDFGVRQGVRFALEHPIAEPAILVSSQARRAQQTAELMGSVWGVEPAVADGIHEVQVGELEDRFDDDAHEVFKDVVDRWHRGELEARIPGGESLAMVYDRYLPVIDELSGRHLAGEDPRDVYVVSHGAAIRLIAARLAGVDPTFAASTHLRNTGSIELEYVDGLWRLLRWGAVTGPFGPRVDEPLVTDPMG; encoded by the coding sequence GTGGCGCGCCTCCATCTGGTCCGGCACGGCGAGACCACCTCCAATGTCATGCGCCGCCTCGACACCGCGCTTCCCGGCGCCGCTCTCACGGACTTCGGTGTGCGCCAAGGGGTCCGCTTCGCGCTGGAACACCCGATCGCCGAGCCCGCGATCCTGGTGAGCTCGCAGGCCCGCCGGGCGCAACAGACCGCGGAGCTCATGGGGTCGGTCTGGGGAGTGGAACCCGCTGTGGCCGACGGTATCCACGAGGTGCAGGTCGGCGAGCTCGAGGATCGGTTCGACGACGACGCGCACGAGGTGTTCAAGGACGTCGTCGACCGGTGGCACCGAGGTGAGCTCGAGGCACGTATCCCCGGTGGCGAATCACTGGCGATGGTCTACGACCGTTACCTGCCGGTGATCGACGAACTGAGCGGGCGTCACCTGGCCGGCGAGGACCCGCGCGATGTCTACGTGGTGAGCCACGGTGCGGCGATCCGGCTCATCGCCGCACGCCTGGCCGGCGTCGACCCGACCTTCGCCGCGAGCACCCACCTGCGCAACACCGGCAGCATCGAACTGGAGTACGTGGACGGACTGTGGCGCCTACTCCGCTGGGGTGCGGTCACCGGGCCGTTCGGTCCGCGCGTCGACGAGCCGCTGGTCACCGACCCGATGGGCTGA
- the pheA gene encoding prephenate dehydratase, with protein sequence MSVFAYFGPSGTFTEIALDKLIATRLPLQSAPRPVGAVQKIAANSPAATIEMVRTGAVDFGCVPIESSVEGAVPATADGLVPPGTGTDGRVQVFAEVVLDVAFTIGAADPIAASAVRTIAAYPVAAAQVRESVEKLYPGAQFVTASSNAAAAADVAAGRADAAVTTSLAAEMSGLVVLADGVADVDDAYTRFLLIGPPAAPPAATGADRTSVILDLPNVPGSLMTSMDEFASRGIDLTRIESRPRRDVPGSYRFFLDAVGHLDDDAVGEALRALYRRCERVVYLGSWPVDRRSGAAPPDTAESVAWFDGLRRGEVR encoded by the coding sequence GTGTCTGTGTTCGCATACTTCGGGCCCTCGGGGACGTTCACCGAGATCGCCCTCGACAAGCTGATCGCGACGCGCCTGCCGCTGCAGAGCGCGCCCCGTCCGGTCGGTGCGGTGCAGAAGATCGCGGCGAACAGTCCGGCGGCGACCATCGAGATGGTGCGCACCGGTGCCGTCGACTTCGGATGCGTGCCGATCGAGAGTTCGGTGGAGGGCGCGGTCCCCGCGACCGCCGACGGCCTGGTGCCGCCCGGCACGGGTACCGACGGCCGGGTGCAGGTCTTCGCCGAGGTGGTGCTCGACGTCGCGTTCACGATCGGCGCGGCCGACCCGATCGCGGCGTCGGCCGTGCGCACCATCGCCGCGTACCCGGTTGCCGCGGCGCAGGTCCGCGAGTCGGTGGAGAAGCTCTATCCGGGAGCGCAATTCGTCACGGCGTCGTCGAATGCAGCCGCAGCCGCCGACGTCGCCGCGGGACGCGCGGATGCCGCCGTGACCACGTCGCTGGCCGCCGAGATGTCCGGTCTCGTGGTGCTCGCGGACGGTGTCGCCGACGTCGACGACGCGTACACCCGCTTCCTGTTGATCGGCCCGCCCGCCGCGCCGCCCGCCGCCACCGGTGCCGACCGGACGTCGGTGATCCTCGATCTGCCCAACGTGCCCGGCAGTCTCATGACGTCGATGGATGAATTCGCCTCGCGTGGAATCGATCTGACGCGCATCGAATCCCGCCCGCGACGAGACGTGCCGGGTTCGTACCGGTTCTTCCTCGACGCCGTCGGGCACCTCGACGACGACGCCGTCGGCGAGGCGTTGCGGGCGCTGTACCGGCGATGCGAGCGGGTGGTCTACCTCGGGTCCTGGCCGGTCGATCGCCGCAGCGGTGCGGCACCGCCGGACACCGCCGAGAGTGTCGCCTGGTTCGACGGCCTGCGACGGGGGGAGGTCCGCTAG
- a CDS encoding CPBP family intramembrane glutamic endopeptidase, whose protein sequence is MRATVRAVLNPVRPAGIDVVTDRTERRAIVVELVIVGILTFLFSAIAAALSLIEAQLAGGIGNTTVALNPSRSDLDWIDFARQLMSAIRLFAIGALGIYLLWRSGIGLQRVGLGRWSPRRDVPVGLGLAALIGLPGLALVAIARALGMNAHLVPSEVDGVWWRWPILILIAIGNAAAEEIIVVAYFITRLRQLGTSENTSLAASAVLRGGYHLYQGVGAGLGNIVMGLVFGRFFQITSRVWPLVIAHALIDIVAFVGYALLHDHLSWVG, encoded by the coding sequence ATGCGCGCGACCGTCCGAGCTGTGCTCAACCCCGTGCGGCCGGCCGGGATCGACGTGGTCACCGACCGCACCGAACGTCGGGCGATCGTCGTCGAACTGGTCATCGTCGGGATCCTGACCTTCCTGTTCTCCGCGATCGCGGCGGCACTCTCGCTGATCGAGGCGCAGTTGGCCGGCGGGATCGGCAACACCACGGTCGCGCTCAACCCGTCTCGCTCGGATCTCGACTGGATCGACTTCGCCCGCCAGCTGATGAGCGCGATCCGCCTGTTCGCGATCGGCGCGCTCGGCATCTATCTGTTGTGGCGCAGCGGTATCGGACTACAGCGCGTCGGCCTGGGCCGGTGGTCGCCGCGCCGCGACGTCCCCGTGGGTCTCGGCCTCGCCGCCCTCATCGGCCTTCCCGGGCTCGCTCTGGTCGCCATCGCCCGCGCCCTCGGTATGAACGCCCACCTCGTGCCCAGCGAGGTCGACGGTGTGTGGTGGCGCTGGCCGATCCTGATCCTCATCGCGATCGGCAACGCTGCCGCGGAAGAGATCATCGTGGTGGCCTACTTCATCACCCGGCTGCGTCAGCTCGGGACGTCGGAGAACACCTCGCTGGCCGCGAGTGCGGTGTTGCGCGGTGGGTATCACCTCTACCAGGGCGTCGGCGCAGGCCTGGGCAACATCGTCATGGGTCTGGTCTTCGGTCGGTTCTTCCAGATCACGTCACGGGTCTGGCCACTGGTGATCGCGCATGCCCTGATCGACATCGTCGCGTTCGTCGGCTACGCGTTGCTCCACGATCACCTGAGCTGGGTGGGGTGA
- a CDS encoding metallopeptidase family protein, giving the protein MPVRMSDDEFDGLVSDALDTIPSELTDNMSNVVILVEPHHPEEPGILGLYHGVALTMRDHEYGGFLPDTITVYREPLLAMCNSRDEVVHEVAVTVIHEIAHHFGIDDDWLHANGWG; this is encoded by the coding sequence ATGCCGGTCCGCATGTCCGACGACGAGTTCGACGGGCTGGTGTCCGACGCGCTCGACACCATCCCCTCCGAGCTGACCGACAACATGTCGAATGTGGTGATCCTGGTGGAACCGCATCATCCGGAGGAGCCGGGCATCCTCGGGCTCTACCACGGTGTCGCGCTCACCATGCGTGACCACGAGTACGGGGGCTTCCTCCCGGACACCATCACCGTCTACCGGGAACCTCTGCTCGCGATGTGCAACAGCCGCGACGAGGTCGTCCACGAGGTCGCGGTGACCGTCATCCACGAGATCGCCCACCACTTCGGGATCGACGACGACTGGCTGCACGCCAACGGGTGGGGCTGA